The following proteins are encoded in a genomic region of Musa acuminata AAA Group cultivar baxijiao chromosome BXJ2-11, Cavendish_Baxijiao_AAA, whole genome shotgun sequence:
- the LOC103972649 gene encoding protein Brevis radix-like 4 yields MLACVACSKHEQGDGEDHSAAPAPAPNKPSSRDAVKSLTSQLKDMMLKFSGTHRHCKGSSSSLGKSKSLHHHHYHHRSSYVDRDVASDAGSQSDCIGAAGSSSSTPAWDFSSYSNNKVGLHEEEGGEQDVVAPEEEAEPKEWMAQVEPGVHITFVSLPGGAGNDLKRIRFSREMFNKWQAQRWWGENYDRIMELYNVRSFSRQAFPIPPGSDDGEREWSSSFNSRDGPSDRDPLVKERFTTNTYVPPSTSGEAAYCPPVPDPSQHLLLPQYFNPAAFAAAASAVGVSGVKVESSSMDASRTTTSSRASISISNASDLDVTEWVENDEPGVYITIRELADGTRELRRVRFSRERFGEVRAKQWWEENRERIQAQYL; encoded by the exons ATGCTGGCCTGCGTCGCGTGCTCCAAGCACGAGCAGGGAGACGGCGAGGACCATTCGGCTGCACCTGCACCTGCACCCAACAAACCAAGCTCCAGAGACGCCGTCAAAAGCCTCACATCTCAG TTAAAGGACATGATGTTGAAGTTCTCCGGCACGCATCGCCATTGCAAAGGTAGCAGCTCGTCGTTGGGCAAGAGCAAGAGCCTCCACCATCACCACTACCATCACCGCAGCTCCTACGTTGACAGAGACGTCGCCTCCGATGCTGGCAGCCAATCCGACTGCATCGGGGCGGCAGGCAGCTCGAGCTCGACGCCTGCATGGGATTTTTCGAGCTATAGCAACAACAAAGTCGGCCTGcatgaagaggagggaggagagcaGGATGTAGTAGCGCCGGAGGAGGAAGCAGAACCCAAGGAGTGGATGGCACAGGTGGAGCCCGGCGTCCACATCACCTTCGTGTCCCTTCCCGGCGGCGCTGGAAATGACCTCAAACGTATCCGGTTCAG CCGGGAGATGTTCAACAAGTGGCAAGCGCAGAGGTGGTGGGGCGAGAACTACGACCGGATCATGGAGCTGTACAACGTGCGGAGTTTCAGCCGCCAGGCTTTCCCTATTCCGCCCGGGTCCGACGATGGCGAG AGGGAGTGGTCGTCATCATTCAACTCGAGGGATGGGCCATCCGACCGCGATCCACTGGTCAAAGAGCGGTTCACCACAAACACGTATGTCCCACCGTCTACCTCCGGGGAAGCAGCCTACTGCCCGCCTGTCCCCGATCCCTCCCAACATCTCCTCCTCCCACAGTACTTCAATCCCGCAGCCttcgctgctgctgcttctgcggTTGGTGTCTCGGGAGTGAAGGTAGAGAGCTCCTCCATGGACGCATCGAGAACCACCACGTCGTCCAGAGCCTCCATCTCCATCAGCAATGCCAGCGACCTCGACGTGACTGAGTGGGTGGAGAATGACGAGCCCGGCGTTTACATCACCATCCGGGAACTGGCTGATGGCACCCGAGAGCTTCGTCGCGTCCGATTCAG CCGAGAAAGGTTCGGGGAGGTCCGCGCAAAGCAGTGGTGGGAGGAGAACAGAGAAAGAATACAAGCTCAATACCTGTGA
- the LOC135626842 gene encoding probable methyltransferase PMT21 isoform X2: protein MERHCPPMVERKECLVPPPAGYKVPIRWPKSRDQCWYRNVPYDWINNQKSNQHWLRKEGEKFIFPGGGTMFPNGVGAYVDLMQDLIPGMKNGTIRTAIDTGCGVASWGGDLLDRGILTVSLAPRDNHEAQVQFALERGIPAILGIISTQRLPFPSNSFDMAHCSRCLIPWTEFDGIYLLEIHRILRPGGFWVLSGPPVNYENRWRGWNTTVEEQKANFDKIKKLLTSMCFKLYQIKDDIAVWQKSVDNSCYDQLNPSSFPTKCDDSMDPDSAWYIPLRTCLNVPSQKLKKLALKSAPRWPKRLHMAPERIAVVPGGNSGGFKHDDSKWKVRVKHYKTLLLALGSDKIRNVMDMNTLYGGFAAALISYPVWVMNVVSSYGPNSLGVVYDRGLIGTYHDWCEAFSTYPRTYDLLHFDGLFTAESHRCEMKYVLLEMDRILRPNGYVIIRESNYFVEAIASIAKGIRWDCQKYDTEYNVEKEKLLICQKKLWYAKQGQQLETKS from the exons ATGGAGCGCCATTGCCCGCCAATGGTTGAGAGGAAAGAATGTTTAGTACCACCTCCTGCTGGGTATAAGGTACCTATCAGATGGCCAAAGAGCAGAGATCAATGTTGGTACAG AAATGTTCCATATGATTGGATAAACAACCAGAAATCAAATCAGCACTGGCTtagaaaagaaggagaaaagtTCATTTTTCCAGGTGGAGGTACTATGTTTCCCAATGGAGTTGGTGCTTATGTTGACCTGATGCAAGATCTTATTCCTGGAATGAAGAATGGAACTATCCGAACTGCCATTGATACTGGGTGTGGG GTTGCAAGCTGGGGTGGTGATTTGTTAGATCGTGGAATTTTAACTGTTTCTCTTGCACCCAGAGATAATCATGAGGCTCAAGTACAGTTTGCCCTTGAACGTGGCATTCCAGCAATTTTAGGCATCATTTCTACTCAACGTCTCCCATTCccatcaaattcatttgatatggcACACTGCTCCAGATGTCTTATTCCATGGACAGAATTTG ATGGAATTTATCTGCTAGAAATACACCGAATACTTCGACCTGGTGGCTTCTGGGTACTCTCTGGCCCTCCAGTAAACTATGAAAACAGATGGCGTGGATGGAACActacagtggaagaacagaaagccaattttgacaaaataaaaaaattgttaacCAGCATGTGCTTCAAACTCTACCAAATAAAGGATGACATTGCCGTGTGGCAGAAATCTGTAGATAACAGTTGCTATGATCAACTCAATCCATCTTCTTTTCCAACAAAATGTGATGACAGCATGGATCCAGATTCAGCATGGTACATACCACTTAGAACTTGCTTGAATGTTCCAAGCCAAAAGTTGAAGAAGTTGGCACTAAAATCTGCTCCAAGATGGCCCAAACGGCTGCATATGGCTCCAGAACGTATTGCTGTGGTCCCTGGTGGGAATTCTGGTGGATTCAAGCATGATGACAGCAAGTGGAAGGTGAGAGTAAAACATTATAAGACACTGCTTCTGGCCCTTGGAAGTGATAAAATCCGAAATGTTATGGATATGAATACACTATACGGAGGATTTGCAGCAGCACTCATCAGTTATCCTGTGTGGGTAATGAACGTTGTCTCCTCATATGGTCCAAATTCTCTCGGTGTGGTCTATGACAGGGGGCTCATAGGAACCTACCATGATTG GTGTGAGGCATTTTCAACATATCCTCGAACATATGACCTCCTGCATTTTGATGGGCTATTTACTGCAGAAAGTCACAG GTGTGAGATGAAATATGTGCTCCTCGAGATGGATCGTATTCTGCGTCCAAATGGGTACGTGATAATTCGTGAGTCAAACTATTTCGTTGAAGCGATAGCAAGCATTGCCAAAGGCATTCGATGGGATTGCCAGAAATATGACACAGAATACAATGTAGAGAAGGAGAAGCTCTTAATATGTCAGAAGAAACTATGGTATGCAAAACAAGGTCAGCAGTTAGAAACCAAATCTTAG
- the LOC135627388 gene encoding transcription factor MYB3-like gives MVKKTQRGNKGVVVVANRGAWIAEEDQKLVEYVRIHGDKNWRTLPAKAGLNRCGKSCRLRWLNYLRPGIKRGNISEEEEDLIIRLHNLLGNRWSLIAGRLPGRTDNEIKNYWNAHLGKRPLTIEDLNLKLNKRLEGTGGLTRPLPTRILASRRDLVATAMDPGGGGGGGAAAEQLHSEFDLERLLSLITNLDGGSSTGNDVGTEADGSGSTLEFEFDDLDKFMNYEDDIGSYLLN, from the exons ATGGTGAAGAAGACGCAACGAGGGAACAAGGGTGTGGTCGTCGTGGCGAATAGAGGCGCTTGGATTGCTGAGGAGGACCAGAAGCTGGTGGAGTACGTCAGAATCCATGGCGACAAGAACTGGAGAACTCTCCCCGCCAAAGCTG GGCTGAATAGATGCGGTAAAAGCTGCAGGTTGAGATGGCTGAACTATCTGAGGCCCGGTATCAAAAGAGGCAATATatcggaagaggaagaagaccttATCATCCGACTTCACAACCTACTTGGGAACAG ATGGTCTCTCATAGCGGGAAGATTGCCGGGCCGAACAGACAATGAGATCAAGAATTACTGGAACGCACACTTGGGCAAGAGGCCGTTGACCATCGAGGACCTCAACCTCAAGTTGAACAAGCGGCTCGAGGGCACCGGTGGCCTCACGCGCCCTCTCCCGACCCGCATCCTGGCGTCGCGGCGTGACCTCGTCGCCACGGCCATGGACccgggcggtggtggtggtggtggcgctgCCGCCGAGCAGCTGCACTCGGAGTTCGACTTGGAGCGGCTGCTCAGCTTGATCACAAACCTGGATGGAGGTAGCAGCACGGGGAATGACGTCGGAACAGAAGCCGATGGCAGCGGAAGCACGCTGGAATTTGAGTTTGATGATCTGGACAAGTTCATGAACTACGAGGATGATATCGGGTCCTACCTTCTCAACTGA
- the LOC135626843 gene encoding cell division cycle 20.2, cofactor of APC complex-like, whose product MDAGSFSSSVSSGNRRSASRRHPLQDVPSRPFMPSMHTSSRNPSSRQTGDRFIPDRSAMDMDVAYYLLTETRKEKENAAAASPSKEAYRKLLAENILKNRTRILAFRNKPPAPAQPFFHEADVVSSHHVKPAKQRRYIPQSAERTLDAPDIVDDYYLNLLDWGSSNVLSIALGNTVYLWDAADGSTSELVTVDDDAGPVTSVSWAPDGRHIAVGLNSSDIQLWDSTSNRLMRTLRGVHGSRVGSLAWNNNILTTGGMDGMIVNNDVRVRSHVVQTYRGHQQEVCGLKWSGSGQQLASGGNDNLLHIWDISMASSNPSPGQNQWLHRFDDHMAAVKALAWCPFQSNLLASGGGGGDRCIKFWNTHTGACLNSVDTGSQVCSLLWNKNERELLSSHGFTQNQLTLWKYPSMVKMAELTGHTSRVLFMAQSPDGCTVASAAGDETLRFWNVFGTPEESKPAAKSTTRTPFSSYNHIR is encoded by the exons ATGGACGCAGGAAGCTTTTCTTCGTCTGTCTCTTCAGGGAACCGTCGATCGGCGTCTCGTCGCCACCCTCTCCAGGACGTCCCCTCGAGGCCGTTCATGCCTTCCATGCATACCTCCTCCAGGAATCCGTCGTCTCGGCAGACT GGAGACAGGTTCATTCCCGATCGGTCCGCCATGGACATGGACGTGGCGTACTACCTCCTGACCGAGACGAGGAAAGAGAAGGAGAACGCAGCCGCAGCTTCCCCCTCCAAAGAGGCATATAGAAAGCTTCTTGCTGAGAACATCCTAAAGAACAGGACTAGAATTCTTGCTTTCAGGAACAAACCTCCTGCACCGGCACAGCCTTTCTTTCACGAAGCCGATGTCGTTTCTTCTCATCACGTTAAGCCTGCGAAGCAGCGCAGGTACATCCCACAG TCAGCAGAGAGGACCTTAGATGCGCCGGATATCGTGGATGATTACTACTTGAATCTGCTGGACTGGGGGAGCAGCAACGTGTTGTCGATCGCACTCGGGAACACCGTGTACCTGTGGGATGCTGCAGATGGGTCTACGTCTGAGCTTGTCACCGTGGATGACGATGCTGGCCCCGTCACCAGCGTCAGCTGGGCTCCCGATGGGCGGCACATCGCTGTTGGCTTGAACTCCTCGGACATCCAACTTTGGGACTCGACCTCCAATCGCTTG ATGAGGACTCTCAGAGGAGTCCATGGATCCAGAGTTGGTTCTCTGGCATGGAACAACAACATTCTGACCACAGGGGGAATGGACGGGATGATCGTTAACAACGACGTGAGAGTGAGATCTCATGTTGTGCAGACCTATCGAGGCCACCAACAGGAGGTGTGCGGACTGAAGTGGTCCGGATCAGGACAGCAATTGGCGAGCGGAGGCAACGACAATCTTCTCCACATATGGGACATCTCCATGGCCTCTTCGAATCCATCTCCCGGTCAAAACCAGTGGCTCCACAGGTTTGACGATCACATGGCTGCAGTAAAGGCTCTCGCTTGGTGCCCGTTCCAGAGCAATCTGCTTGCTTCCGGTGGCGGCGGAGGCGACAGGTGCATCAAGTTCTGGAACACTCACACCGGTGCGTGTCTGAACTCGGTGGACACTGGATCTCAAGTATGTTCCCTGCTGTGGAACAAGAACGAGCGCGAGTTGCTCAGCTCCCACGGATTCACTCAGAATCAACTGACCTTGTGGAAGTACCCTTCCATGGTGAAGATGGCCGAGCTCACAGGTCATACTTCTCGAGTTCTATTCATGGCCCAG AGTCCAGATGGGTGTACTGTTGCATCCGCAGCAGGAGATGAAACTCTTAGATTTTGGAACGTATTCGGAACTCCTGAAGAATCAAAACCTGCGGCAAAGTCTACAACTCGAACACCTTTTAGCAGTTATAATCACATCAGGTGA
- the LOC135626842 gene encoding probable methyltransferase PMT21 isoform X1, giving the protein MKNKDTKSSAYHDTSSRIIPMTIMLIVLCGFSFYLGGIYFSEKLRFFKQDVAPAILHKQSVVAPLRIESVEFPECSSDYQDYTPCTDPKRWKKYGNYRLSFMERHCPPMVERKECLVPPPAGYKVPIRWPKSRDQCWYRNVPYDWINNQKSNQHWLRKEGEKFIFPGGGTMFPNGVGAYVDLMQDLIPGMKNGTIRTAIDTGCGVASWGGDLLDRGILTVSLAPRDNHEAQVQFALERGIPAILGIISTQRLPFPSNSFDMAHCSRCLIPWTEFDGIYLLEIHRILRPGGFWVLSGPPVNYENRWRGWNTTVEEQKANFDKIKKLLTSMCFKLYQIKDDIAVWQKSVDNSCYDQLNPSSFPTKCDDSMDPDSAWYIPLRTCLNVPSQKLKKLALKSAPRWPKRLHMAPERIAVVPGGNSGGFKHDDSKWKVRVKHYKTLLLALGSDKIRNVMDMNTLYGGFAAALISYPVWVMNVVSSYGPNSLGVVYDRGLIGTYHDWCEAFSTYPRTYDLLHFDGLFTAESHRCEMKYVLLEMDRILRPNGYVIIRESNYFVEAIASIAKGIRWDCQKYDTEYNVEKEKLLICQKKLWYAKQGQQLETKS; this is encoded by the exons ATGAAGAACAAAGATACTAAATCATCAGCATATCATGATACAAGTTCTAGGATCATACCGATGACTATAATGCTCATTGTCCTATGTGGATTTTCATTCTATCTTGGAGGCATCTATTTCTCTGAAAAATTAAGATTCTTTAAACAGGATGTTGCACCAGCGATTCTGCATAAGCAATCTGTAGTAGCTCCTCTTCGGATTGAATCTGTGGAATTCCCTGAGTGCAGTAGTGACTATCAAGATTACACACCATGCACAGACCCCAAG AGATGGAAGAAGTATGGCAACTACAGGCTTAGTTTTATGGAGCGCCATTGCCCGCCAATGGTTGAGAGGAAAGAATGTTTAGTACCACCTCCTGCTGGGTATAAGGTACCTATCAGATGGCCAAAGAGCAGAGATCAATGTTGGTACAG AAATGTTCCATATGATTGGATAAACAACCAGAAATCAAATCAGCACTGGCTtagaaaagaaggagaaaagtTCATTTTTCCAGGTGGAGGTACTATGTTTCCCAATGGAGTTGGTGCTTATGTTGACCTGATGCAAGATCTTATTCCTGGAATGAAGAATGGAACTATCCGAACTGCCATTGATACTGGGTGTGGG GTTGCAAGCTGGGGTGGTGATTTGTTAGATCGTGGAATTTTAACTGTTTCTCTTGCACCCAGAGATAATCATGAGGCTCAAGTACAGTTTGCCCTTGAACGTGGCATTCCAGCAATTTTAGGCATCATTTCTACTCAACGTCTCCCATTCccatcaaattcatttgatatggcACACTGCTCCAGATGTCTTATTCCATGGACAGAATTTG ATGGAATTTATCTGCTAGAAATACACCGAATACTTCGACCTGGTGGCTTCTGGGTACTCTCTGGCCCTCCAGTAAACTATGAAAACAGATGGCGTGGATGGAACActacagtggaagaacagaaagccaattttgacaaaataaaaaaattgttaacCAGCATGTGCTTCAAACTCTACCAAATAAAGGATGACATTGCCGTGTGGCAGAAATCTGTAGATAACAGTTGCTATGATCAACTCAATCCATCTTCTTTTCCAACAAAATGTGATGACAGCATGGATCCAGATTCAGCATGGTACATACCACTTAGAACTTGCTTGAATGTTCCAAGCCAAAAGTTGAAGAAGTTGGCACTAAAATCTGCTCCAAGATGGCCCAAACGGCTGCATATGGCTCCAGAACGTATTGCTGTGGTCCCTGGTGGGAATTCTGGTGGATTCAAGCATGATGACAGCAAGTGGAAGGTGAGAGTAAAACATTATAAGACACTGCTTCTGGCCCTTGGAAGTGATAAAATCCGAAATGTTATGGATATGAATACACTATACGGAGGATTTGCAGCAGCACTCATCAGTTATCCTGTGTGGGTAATGAACGTTGTCTCCTCATATGGTCCAAATTCTCTCGGTGTGGTCTATGACAGGGGGCTCATAGGAACCTACCATGATTG GTGTGAGGCATTTTCAACATATCCTCGAACATATGACCTCCTGCATTTTGATGGGCTATTTACTGCAGAAAGTCACAG GTGTGAGATGAAATATGTGCTCCTCGAGATGGATCGTATTCTGCGTCCAAATGGGTACGTGATAATTCGTGAGTCAAACTATTTCGTTGAAGCGATAGCAAGCATTGCCAAAGGCATTCGATGGGATTGCCAGAAATATGACACAGAATACAATGTAGAGAAGGAGAAGCTCTTAATATGTCAGAAGAAACTATGGTATGCAAAACAAGGTCAGCAGTTAGAAACCAAATCTTAG